The Bacillota bacterium genome window below encodes:
- the rpsG gene encoding 30S ribosomal protein S7: MPRKGPVPKREITPDPVYNNKLVAQLINAVLRKGKKGIAEKAVYEAFDIIREKTGSDPLAVYRKAMDNIRPVLEVRPRRVGGATYQVPVEVPSHRATTLALRWLTGFSRERKEKRMSERLAAEIMDAANGVGASIKKREDLQKMAEANRAFAHYRW; this comes from the coding sequence ATGCCAAGAAAAGGACCAGTTCCAAAGCGGGAAATAACGCCCGATCCGGTCTACAATAATAAGCTTGTTGCCCAGTTGATCAACGCAGTTTTGAGAAAGGGCAAGAAGGGCATTGCTGAAAAGGCGGTTTATGAGGCCTTTGATATCATAAGAGAAAAAACCGGATCTGATCCGTTGGCGGTTTATCGCAAAGCAATGGATAATATAAGGCCAGTGCTTGAGGTGCGGCCTCGCAGGGTTGGCGGTGCGACGTATCAGGTTCCAGTTGAGGTACCTAGCCACAGGGCCACAACCCTGGCGCTTCGCTGGTTGACTGGGTTTTCCCGCGAGCGTAAGGAGAAGAGGATGTCCGAGAGGTTGGCTGCGGAGATTATGGACGCAGCAAATGGTGTAGGAGCTTCTATAAAGAAGAGAGAAGATCTTCAGAAGATGGCCGAAGCCAACCGTGCTTTTGCTCATTACCGCTGGTAG
- the rpsL gene encoding 30S ribosomal protein S12: MPTISQLVKKGRKEKPSKTATPALQGAPQRRGVCTRVYTTTPKKPNSALRKVARVRLTNGMEVTAYIPGIGHNLQEHSIVLVRGGRVKDLPGVRYKIIRAALDAAGVADRKQARSKYGAKASK; this comes from the coding sequence TTGCCGACAATCAGCCAGTTGGTCAAAAAAGGCAGAAAAGAGAAGCCCAGTAAAACGGCGACGCCTGCATTGCAGGGTGCACCGCAAAGAAGAGGGGTTTGTACCCGAGTTTATACTACTACGCCGAAGAAGCCTAACTCGGCCTTACGGAAAGTAGCCAGGGTGCGTTTAACTAACGGAATGGAGGTTACCGCCTATATTCCGGGAATCGGCCACAACCTTCAGGAGCACTCGATAGTGCTCGTTCGTGGAGGCCGTGTTAAGGACCTGCCAGGTGTGCGCTATAAAATTATCAGGGCTGCTCTGGATGCGGCGGGCGTAGCCGATCGCAAGCAGGCTCGCTCTAAATATGGCGCAAAAGCAAGTAAGTAG